A genomic segment from Nasonia vitripennis strain AsymCx chromosome 3 unlocalized genomic scaffold, Nvit_psr_1.1 chr3_random0010, whole genome shotgun sequence encodes:
- the LOC100118518 gene encoding prefoldin subunit 6: MVEEIQRKLQNEIDQFKQVQKDYHKALSKRQQLDSQLNENTVVKEELDLLKAGNEVYKLIGPVLIKQELIEAKENVNKRMAFISAEIKHTENLIVTLDKKQETHRENLDKLQQSFQQAQIRAKIKN; encoded by the exons ATGGTTGAAGAAATTCAAAGGAAGCTACAAAATGAAATTGACCAATTCAAACAAGTTCAAAAAG attATCATAAAGCTTTATCTAAACGACAACAGCTAGATAGccaattaaatgaaaatacagTTGTCAAAGAAGAACTAGATCTTTTAAAAGCAGGCAATGAAGTTTATAAACTTATCGGACCAGTTTTAATTAAACAGGAATTAATTGAAGCTAAAGAAAATGTTAATAAACGTATGGCATTTATATCTGCAGAAAT CAAGCACACAGAAAATTTAATAGTCACTTTAGATAAAAAACAAGAAACGCATAGAGAAAATCTTGATAAACTACAACAATCTTTTCAGCAAGCTCAAATAAGAGCtaagataaaaaattaa